One Aegilops tauschii subsp. strangulata cultivar AL8/78 chromosome 2, Aet v6.0, whole genome shotgun sequence genomic window, AAACTACTAGACtactcatctctctctctctctctctcacacacacacatcattTGTGTTTCTCTGATATTTTTCGCTTAAAGGCTCCTTTTGGGACTTTCCCTGTCAAAGGGAACTTTGGAACAATAAATCTTCGAGAAAACAAGAAGGGCTGCAACACAAAGGAAAAATCATATCCATGACGGCTCATATCTCCTATAACCGTCTCTAATTGGGAGAAAACAACATTCATGGGTTATTAAAACATACAAACGTGCAACACTTTCGAGCAATTTATAGGTAAGTTCTTCAGAGTCAACAATCCGACAGTTTTGATTTGTACCTTGTGTTGAAAGATCCCTAGATCTAAAGTGCGCACAAATCTTAAGTTTCTCACGAGGGAAAAAAAAACACTACGGACCAGAAAATCATCTCCGCGTCTCTTGGGCCTATCTAAGGCATGTATGTTGCTTTAAGATTCATGCATACATTTCCCATGTGCTCAACCATCCTACTCCCCATCCCCGTCTCACACACAATCCCGAGCGGCATGAAGTGAACCTTCATATTTATGTGAAATTAACTAAACAAGTTACATTTATACCTCATCTTTATTTTGCATGAGTTTTGTGGGGTTTTTTGTTTCATAGTGTGCGTCTCAATTGCGAGTATGTGCGGTGGGCTTCCTGTCAGTGTGGAACTCACCTTCTTCCCTTTCGTCTCCTGTCTTTCAAACTACTGATGTATTGCCGTTAGGACCCAAATATTATGCAAACATTCCCCAGGGAGGTTGAGTAAACTATCATTCCCTACGGGCGGTCATCCGAGAGAACGTCATGAACTAGGAGTGTCCCTCAAAAAACTAGTCGCAGCAAACGCTCGAGACTTATCATGCTAAATCAGATATATTTTCCATGCTATTGTATAAAAAATTGCcatgtttaaagaaaaagttgtACTGCTAGCAGAAAATTATCAGGAATTTGTTATGCTGCAACAGAGTAATTGTCATGTATTTTCAGGGATTTCCCATGAAGCAACATTGGAGAATTGCCAGTCTAAATAGGTAATTTTCCAACTTGTTCAGGATTTACAATTCCGGCGGAAGAAAATTGTCATGCTACATCAAAGGGAACTTGTGAAAAATTGTCATGCTCTAAAAATAGAATTTGTCATCCATATGTGTTCGCTCATATTGCCCATCCTGGGTGAACCTTTTAGTGCTGACAGCTCAAAGTTCGTTCAAAGTGGTGCGTAGGAGCGAACAATTATTGTCACATGTCTTGCTTTGAGATTCTTACATGGAAATTAAACGTGTCACGGTTGTCGCGGGAATGATTCCGATAGTAGAAAGGGGTAGGGTAAAGGAGCATGGACTATCGAGATGCAAATGGGTGGCACGGTGCTTTTTAACGAGTCCGGGCCTCTCGCGACGGAGATAACAACCCTACGCCTCGTGCTCCGGAGAGGCTTTCTGTGATCTGGCATGAACACGGAGTTacatggtgtgtgtgtgtgtgtgtgagagagagagagagaggagtgtgTCTCCAAGCCTAAACTAAGTGGCGAGAGAGCCAGGGGAGAAGAATGAGGGAGTCAGGCCCCCCGAGCTATGTGGTGGGGGTGACTTATATAGAGTACGCCACCCTCTTGTTGGATTATGGATGGGCTTAGGCCCGTATAAGACACTAATCCCTGGTTAATCTTGAGGCCCATGTATGAGATGGCaggtggtgggaagtttagtcccaccttgctagttgaggAGAGTTGAGACCCCTTTATAAGGGTTGCTCTACCACTTGCCGTTGGGAGCTTGGGAAGAGGAGTggtacacgcgcgctcctcctcctccgccgcccgcctcgccacgcctcgtcacaacgcgcgcgcgcacgcgccgcgggttgcgggaatgagccgagccgaagcTTATTTTTGCCGCTCAGGAATGAATTAATTAATCAGGGATTAATTAACGAGTCGCTAACAGGTGGGCCACTGTCCGAGACGTCGGGTCTTCCCGGGAACGACGACTCCCTTCCCGAGAGTGCGTCGACTCGATCGTGGGCCTCCACCCAGGCCCACGACTTCCTACCCGACGGCCTATATAAGAAGGCTCTGCCCAGTGGAGTGACCTAGTtcggttcactcactccctctcgcGTGACCTAGCCGTCATCTACTGTTCCTCACTCTGCGCTGTCTCTGGCAACCCCATCCCGACGACCGCGTGCACGGCTGGTTGGGAGAGCAGGTACCTCCGGAACCCTGTCGTTCGAGATCCTGCCCGGAAGAACAGCAATAAGGTTTTTGGGGTGTGTCTCAACGCGACTGCTACGGATCCGTCCCCAGCTCCGTCTGCCTCTGCTTCCACTACTTTCCCCGCATGGACACCATGGCAGACGATGTCGCCGCTAAGAAGAAGGCCACAGACGCCGCCGCATTGGCCTGACCAACCGGAGGGTATGATCTGTTCCTCCCTCGTTTACTCGTACTTGTGCTGCTCATAGATAGTTCGCTTCTATGTTCTGTACGTGCTAGTATGCTTAGGTATCGCTATGAGATGCATAACTTTTATGCCATGCTAACTGTATTCTCATGGATTAGTCTAATTGGAAAAGTgctaatatttccaacaatccaaaatccTTATTCTAGGCACTTTCCGATTCAAGGCTTTGCTGCTACTCTGAAACCGGAAAAGTTTACCGGGACGCATtttaagcgttggcagactaTGACCACCTTGTGGCTCACAGGGATGAACGTGTTCTGGGTTGGTGGTGTGTCCCCCACATAAACGATTGCTCTTGAACACGAGAAGGCGTTTAGGGAGGCAACCACAATCTTTTTGGGAGCAGTTCTGAGTGTGATTggagacaagttggttgacgcataTATTCATATGGGGGTTGCCAAAAACTTGTTGGATGCGCTCGAAGTCAAATTCGGCGCAACCGATGCTGGCAGTGAGCTGTATGCCATGGAGCAGTTCCATGATTACAGGATGGTTGATAACCGTCCTGTATTGGAccaggctcatgagatacagtgcattgCTAAGGAGCTGGAGCTCCTGAAGTGTGAGTTATCGGACAAGTTTGTCGCGGGTTGCATTATTACAAAACTCCCTCCTAgttggaggaactttgctacttcTCTCAAGCACTTGAGATGTGAATTCTCTGTCGAGGATGTCATCGGTCATCTCAGTGTTGAGCAGAACTCGAGAGCAAAGGATTCACACGTGAAAGGGGCAGAGGGTTCTTCTAGCGCCAatgtggtgcagaagaacttccacaagttcaagggaaagaactctgtccagcagaatactacctttaagaagaagggtaagaagaaagacaaaagaAGAGATGGCTGCTTCACTTGTGGTTCAGAGGAAcattgggcaaacaagtgcccaaacaagtacaagaagtcagcacaggactccaagtctgtgaaTGTCACTCTGAGCAACAATGATGCGGCATCTAGGTATGGTAATCTATTTACCATACTTTCAGTTTGTCAgaccaccgattggtgggttgacactggggccaatattcatgtgtgtgctgatgtgtctttgttttcttcttaccaggtcGCACGGGATTGTTCCCTCATGATGGGGAATGGCTCgcatgcttctgttcatggtgttggcacggtagatctgaagtttactttGGAAAATATCGTGCAactgaagaacgtgcagcatgtccccgccatcaagaagaatctcgttagtggctcccttctatgtaaaGAAGGGTTTAATTTAGTATTTGAGTCTAAAAAAGTAGTCGTATCTTGGTATGGACTATTTGTTGGAAAAGGATATGATTGTGGTGGTTTGTTCCGCCTTTCCTTGGAGGATTTCtgtaataaagtcgtgaaccaAATTCATTCTAATATGAACGAATCTGAggtttggcattcacgtctttgtcacataAATTTCGGTTGTATGACGCGGTTAGCTAAGATGGACATAATGAcgagtttcactttagccaaaggctctaagtgacatgcgtgtgtgcaagctaagcaaccccGTAACCCTCACACGCTTGCGAAGGAGACACAGCTGGCACCAttagagctcatacattcagatctctgtgagatgaatggtgtgttgactaaaggtggaaagaaatacttcatgactctaattgatgattccactagattctgctatgtgtatttgttaaatactaaggatgaggctctacactactttaaagcctataaggctgaagttgagaaccaacttgagaagaaaataaaacgagtccggtctgatcgtggtggagagtacttttCTAATGAGCTTGATTTATtctgtgcggaacatggtattattcatgagaggatgCCTCCTTACtcaccccagtcaaacggggttgtcgaacggaaaaaccgtactctaactgatttggttattgccatgttagatacatcgggtttatccaaggcatggtggggggaggctgtattgacatcatgtcatgttctgaataaagttcccacaaaggataatgagactactccctatgagcaatgggaaaagaaaagaactacactctcttacttgcgcacttggggctgtttggcgaaagtcaacgtgccgataaccaaaaagcgcaagttgggaccaaagaccaTGGATTGCGTTTTTCTTGGCTATGCCAAGCAtagcgttggctatagatttctagtggTGAAATCTGATGTACATGACGTGAAGgtcggtacgatcatggagtctagggatgctacattctttgaggatattttccccatgagagatatgcaaagcacttctagactggaatctgatgagactcctgaacctgccattCCAATGAAATACTATGAACATAAAAGTGATGAGAGTTCCACGGAGGATGACGAGGAAGCTCCTGTCAGgagcaagagacaaaggactgcaaagtcttttggtgatgatttcctcgtgtacctcgtggatgatgacactcccagttccatttcagaagcttatgcatctccggatgcggactactggaaggatgcggtccgtagcgagatggattccatcttggctaacgggacatgggaAATCACTGATCGCCCTTATGATTGTAAACCattgggatgtaagtgggtgttcaagaagaagaTTAGGCCCAATGGTACTGTTGAGAAGTACAAGGATAGGCTTGTGGacaagggttatacccaaaaagaagaagaggatttctttgatacttactcacctgtggctagactaacaaccattcgagtgttactcgctttggctgcctcgcatggtcttctcgtccGCCAGATGGACGTCAAGACGGCTTTCCTTAACGGAGAGCTAGACGAGGAAATTTACATGCAACAGCCAGACGACTTTGTAGTAaatggtcaggaaagaaaggtgtgcAAGCTAGTGAAATCTCTGTATGGCCTGAAACAAgcgcctaagcaatggcatgagaagttcaACACTACTCTGACATCTACTGGCTTTGTTCTGAACGAAGCTaacaaatgtgtatactatcgctaTGGTGGGGGCGGAGGAGTTATACTGTGTTTCTATGtcgatgacatactgatatttgggacccacctcaaagtcattgaggaggtcaaggCCTTTCTATCTCAtaactttgagatgaaagacctgggcgtggctgatgttatcttgaacatcaagctactgagaaACTCTTGAGGGTGGAATTACACTTTtgcaatcccactatgttgagaagattttgagccgttttggatattcgactgcaaaccttctgcaacaccatatgatcctagcgtgCGGATTCAAAAGTACGAAGGCACGTCTATTGATCAATTGAGATATTCTCAAGTGGTTGGTTCATTGATGTACCTAGCGTGTGCTACTCGTCCTGACATCTCATTTGTTGTGTgcaaactgagccggtttgtttccaaCCCGGGAGATGTGCATTGGCATGCTGTTGAGCGAGTGATGCGTTACTTGCAAGGTACTGCGAACTATGGAATTCACTATTCTGGGTACCCGACGGTACTTGAGGGATATAGTGATTCGAATTGgatatctgatgctgatgagatgaaagccacaagtggacatgtcttcacacttggtggtggtgctgtttcctggaagtcttgcaagcagacgatCTTAACCAGATCgactatggaagcagaactcacagcattagAAACATCATGCATTGAAGCAGAATGGCTTCGAGACCTTTTGATGGATTTGCCGGTGGTTGACAAACCAGTGCCGGCtgtccttatgaactgtgacaatcaaacggtgattgccaaggctaagagttcaaaggacaacatgaaatCCACAAAGCACATAAGAAGAAGATTGAAATCTGTCAAAAAATcaagaaactccggagtaattgcgttggattatatccagacggctaagaatctggcagaccCTTTTACGAAAGGGCAATCACGGATTGTGATAGAAAATGCAtggagggagatgggtatgagacccacgtaagttgccatgggggtaacccaacctatgtgatcggagatcccgtgaattaggacctgggaaaacaatccagcggtcaactgaggagagtatcctttataaacccactccgttggagatgcagTAATACTCTCAATTCTGTAAGGCAAGCTGACTtttgtcttaatgtgttccaaagctTGTGTAAGCACGATGCTAACCTACAGAGCATTCTTTGGAGAAACACACCTATGTgagcccgactgctggtcacagtctatgagattgggtaatctctagtaagctcatgagAAGGTATGGAGTATGACTAATAAGCTCCACCCATGGGGTTTAGCCTTCGGCAGCCACGTATCAGCTGACAATAGGCGAAACTTCTGcacgccaaactgacaattcaaggcatagtccattgttcagttgtgaagaagtctaatcctgttgctctaggtggaagttcaacttaacagtctccactaaAATTTCTGATATATCAAACATTGTTTGGAACAGGTGACAAACTTATGTgcctcgagatctggtgggggattgttggaTTATGGATGGGCTTAGGCCCATATAAGACACCAATCCCTGGTTAACCTTGAGGCCCATGTATGAGATGGCaggtggtgggaagtttagtcccaccttgctagttgaggAGAGTTGAGACCCCTTTATAAGGGTTGCTCTACCACTTGCCATTGGGAGCTTGGGAAGAGGAGTggtacacgcgcgctcctccgccgcccccgcccgcctcgccacgcctcgcctcgcctcgtcaCGATGCGCACGCGCCGCAGGTTGCGGGAACGAGCCGAGCCGAAGCTTATTTTTGCCGCTCAGGAATGAATTAATTAATCAGGGATTAATTAACGAGTCGCTAATAGGTGGGCCATTGTCCGAGACGTTGGACTGTGGGCTGACTTGCGTTGCCGGGATTCGTCGACTCCATTCGCGGGTGTGCGACCCTTCCCGGGAACGACGGCTCCCTTCCCGGGTGTGCGTCGACTCGGTCGTGGGCCTCCGCCCAGGCCCACGACTTCCTACCCGACAGCCTACATAAGAAGGCTCTGCCCAGTGGAGTGACCTAGTtcggttcactcactccctctcgcGTGACCTAACCGTCATCTACCGTTCCTCACTCTACGCTGTCTCCGGCGACCCCACCCCGACGACCGCGTGCACGGCTGGTCGGGAGAGCAGGTGTCTCCGGAACCCTGTCGTTCGAGATCCTGCCCGGGAGAACggcaataaggtttttggggagtgTCTCGACGCGACTGCTCCCGATCCGTCCCCAGCTCCGTCTGCCTCTGCTTCCACTACTTTCCCCGCATCGACACCATCGCCGACGATGCCACCGctaagaagaaggccacggacgCCGCCGAGGCTGCTGCTGGCGCCGCcgcgttggcctggccaaccggaggGTATGATTTGTTCATCCCTTGTTTACTCGTACTTGTGCTAGCCGTATATGTGTTGCTCATAGATGGTTCGCTTCTATGTTCTGTACGTGCTGGTATGCTTAGGTATTGTTATGAGATGCATACCTTTTATGCCATGCTAATTGTATTCTCGTGGATTAGTCTAATTGGAAAAGTGTTAATATTTCCAACACCTCTCACCTCTTATGTTACAAAATGGAGCATCAATGCCATAATATCAGCCCAGTATGAAACCTTCACTATGAAGATGATGCTTCAACTGCCTTGCTGACTGTTGGTCTTCGCACGTCCGGGTGAGTCATACGGCCGAGTAGATGATCACCCGGGTAGTGGAGGCATAGACATCGTCCGAGTAGACGGGTAGTGTTGTCCGAGTGGATAGTATGTCTGCTATGCAATTTATCTGAACCCACCTGATGTGTGGAGCTCGTGCTTTAATTTTAACCTTTTATGGGCCTACCTGTTATGTGTATCCCCAACAATAATGGGTTTTCTCAAGAAAAACCTCTTAGCCGACGTCTCATCGTTAACATTTCCTTTGCTGTCAAGTCATGGAAAGGAGTGATTGCCTGTTTCATGAAAAAAAAACTACAGTTTTGTTTCCAAATATTTGTCCGCTGCCATCTTGGAAATACGGTTCCCAAGCCAACATATATTTACCTAATAATTGGTTTCTTTCGTCCGTCATGGCATTTTTCAGAAAAGTCCCTCTATTTTAGAGAATTCAACCCGCAGTCCTGTTTTAAGTTAAAACGAATCGTTATTTTCGCATTTTACACAAAAGTCCTTGTCTTTTCTTGAAATCAACCCGCCGTCCGGATTTAAGTCACACCCGAACCgttatttttcattttttgaaccCCCCCCCTTGATGTTTTAGGTAATTCATCCGCGGAtcatatttaagtcaaacaaatgctttttaaaatcatccatatcttttaaatcgtaactccgatttgaacatgttatatatgaaatttgattagaaaaaatatgtagaatatgaatatgagattatttttacctattaagtatttttaaatattattttggaatatatttgAGTCAAACCAAATGATTTTCTAAATTATctgtatcttttaaaccgtaactttGATTTAAAcatattatatatgaaattttattataaaaatgtgtggaatctaaatatgatgttaattttacctgttaaatatttttaaaatattgtTATTGAAGCAAACTTATAATTTATAGCACAAGATCCGTTTTTTAAATACCGGCGGCGATCCGGATTGCAAATAAACACCCCACTATAACAATATACGGAAAAGAAAACATCAATAACTACACATGCATACCTCTGGAAAATGTCGTAGGGGAAAACAACAGATTTCTCATCGCGAGAGTGAGAGaaagcgagcgagagagagagagggagggagagagagagagggagagggaggagagaggagagagagacgCCTTAGGATTAACCATATTCAACACACTTTTTTGTTGTTTTGTGTGAACACCGAGGCCATCGCCGGCGAGTGTGAGAAGGAGGATAAGCGGGAACACAAATATGATGCCTCGCAAAAATAAAGAAGATGGACCTATTATGGTCTTGAGTGATGGTTGTTGAGTTAAGAGCGTGTGTTGTGTtttctctcccgttgcaacgcacgggctcttttgctagtaATACTATAAAAAAGACAAAGCAATTCAATATAGGTCCCATAAATTAAAATGGGTGGAAACAGTATTCCATTCTCATATCGGCAGGGTGCAACACGGCTATGTGCTTTTACATGCGCCGACATAAGTAGACAGCTATCATGCATGGTCAAATTAGCCTGGTATATATACATGTTTTATATTTGTATATGGTACGACGAATCTATCAGCATCTTCCAAGCGGATTCCATGCAGAGTTAGAATAAGCTCCGATCTCTCATCTAATCATTGGCATCACCAGTGACTCGGACGACCAGCTGTTTTATAATAATTGAATTTTTGTCTGAAATGTTCAGGACCATAGTACTAGTTCTCACGTGTTGGGTTCAGTAATGTGCTGCGACCTGGCAGCAATTGACTTGATTGGAATGGGAGCATGGTATTAACTTTGTACATCAATCCGCAGTTTAGTTTAATTACACGAGGTCGCTGTTACAGTCCGCATCGTCGACGGTGCAAGCGGCCACCGCCGCCTCCTTGTGCTCCTCCTCGTCCATGGTGTCCGACATGCCCTTCCCCCGCGTCTCCGGCAGGCAGGCGGCGAACATGCCGAAGCAGCCGACGACGAGCCCGAACACGCCGAACGACAAGAAGCTCCTCTCGCGGCCCAGCGCGACGAGCACCGGCGCCGCCACGCCTCCCAGCACCAGCGCCTGCCTTACCAGCCCCACCGCCGAGTTGCGCACCGACGTCGGGAACAGCTCGATGGAGTACATCATGATGACGTTGAACGCCGTGCACGTCGCGAAGAAGGAGAGCAGCTCGGCGGCCATCCGCGCCGCGCCCTGCGGGATGACGACGCACGCGAGGCTCCATACCCCCGCCGCCCCGGTGAGCGCGATCACCGAGCTCCGGCGGTTGATCCTGCCCATCAGCAGCCACGAGAGGATGGACGACGGCAGCTCGGCCAGCGCGTTGTACGTGACGCTCAGGTAGAGGTTGGATCCAAGGTTGCCGACGTTGAGCGGCATGCCGTAGTAGACCATGCCGACGCCGAAGCTGGCTGTCATGATCGCCGCCAGCCTCCGGAGCGCCCACGGGCGCTCCCACATCGAGTGCAGCGTGGCGAACACGCTGTCGCCGCCGCTCTCCTCCGCGGTGTCATTGTTCATGGTGCAGGCGTGCAGCATGGAGAAGCTGGACGTGATGCTGTTGCCGTTGAGCGAGGCGATCTGCTGCAGCGTCTCGATGGCGTCCTGCTTGCGCCCGCGCACCAGCAGCCACCGCGGCGACTCTTGGACGAGGAAGTAGAATAGGATGGAGTAGCAG contains:
- the LOC109731861 gene encoding organic cation/carnitine transporter 2; amino-acid sequence: MADTAAAPLLTSHKTRPAKAPSIDDTIETYMGATGALQLLKAVLLAFAWAFDAQQVFISVFTDAEPQWHCTGADASCSAAVASPCALPPGAWAWDRPAVTSVVSEWSLKCAGPALVSLPASSFFAGCLAGGFLLTTLADSLLGRRKMLLVSIVSMSVAGVLTAFSPNVWVYAALRFMSGFGRSMVGTCTLVLSTELVGKRWRDTVCVAGFFCFTLGFLSLPALAYTFREESWRNMYLWTSVPSLCYSILFYFLVQESPRWLLVRGRKQDAIETLQQIASLNGNSITSSFSMLHACTMNNDTAEESGGDSVFATLHSMWERPWALRRLAAIMTASFGVGMVYYGMPLNVGNLGSNLYLSVTYNALAELPSSILSWLLMGRINRRSSVIALTGAAGVWSLACVVIPQGAARMAAELLSFFATCTAFNVIMMYSIELFPTSVRNSAVGLVRQALVLGGVAAPVLVALGRERSFLSFGVFGLVVGCFGMFAACLPETRGKGMSDTMDEEEHKEAAVAACTVDDADCNSDLV